A stretch of Candidatus Bathyarchaeota archaeon DNA encodes these proteins:
- a CDS encoding thioredoxin family protein, giving the protein MPSLSDKITTEVYDFMADGEKVKQYNIKRIPALAILGKKDYGVRIYGVPYGYELQTLIEAIVNVSKGTTDLTEKTRTVLKDVNAPVHIQVFVSLTCPHCPGAAAIAHKLAVECDNIIADVIDGNEFPELTQKYEVIGVPKIVINEKVEFMGEFNEDLFAEHVVLGTLQ; this is encoded by the coding sequence ATGCCCAGCCTCAGCGACAAAATCACTACTGAAGTTTACGATTTCATGGCTGACGGCGAAAAAGTCAAACAATACAACATAAAACGAATTCCCGCTTTAGCAATTTTAGGCAAAAAAGATTACGGCGTAAGAATCTACGGAGTGCCCTATGGCTACGAACTACAAACGCTCATTGAAGCCATCGTTAACGTTTCGAAGGGAACCACAGACTTAACCGAAAAAACCCGAACAGTTCTAAAAGACGTTAATGCACCAGTACACATCCAAGTTTTCGTGTCCCTAACTTGCCCACACTGCCCCGGTGCAGCGGCAATAGCACACAAACTCGCCGTTGAATGCGACAACATAATAGCAGACGTGATTGACGGCAACGAATTCCCAGAGCTAACCCAAAAATACGAGGTCATAGGCGTCCCAAAAATTGTAATTAACGAAAAAGTTGAATTTATGGGGGAATTCAACGAGGACCTTTTTGCAGAGCACGTCGTGCTTGGGACACTGCAATAA
- a CDS encoding FprA family A-type flavoprotein — translation MVKVTLKDGIYWVGAIDWNLRDFHGYTTNRGTSYNAYLIQDEKTALVDTVKSDFVHELVSNVEELTSFDKIDYIIVNHVEMDHSSSLPMIAKLAKNAKIISSVRAKDELIKYYGKEFENIETVKTGDKISLGKKTVTFVEAPMLHWPDSMFSYFVEDKVLMPNDAFGQHLASSAHFDDEVDEHVIMEEAETYYANILMPLGSLITRKIQEVVAMKIPIDMIAPSHGIIWRKDPMKIVNAYMDWSSGAKVKNKAVIVFDTMWHSTDIMTKPIADGLISQGMEVRVLKLRNYPNSEAMAEILDAKAVLVGSPTINNGMFPTLGSFLTYAAGLKPKGKLWAFFGSYGWGGGAVRTMTEMAKTAGFDVFESGLEVKFVPNKEEMQKCFEFGQKIAQKIKA, via the coding sequence ATGGTTAAAGTTACTTTAAAAGATGGCATATATTGGGTTGGCGCTATTGATTGGAACCTGCGTGATTTTCATGGATACACCACTAACAGGGGAACCAGCTACAACGCCTATCTAATCCAAGACGAAAAAACCGCCTTAGTAGACACTGTGAAAAGCGACTTTGTACATGAACTTGTCAGCAACGTTGAAGAATTGACCAGTTTTGACAAAATTGACTACATCATCGTTAACCATGTGGAAATGGACCACTCCAGCAGTTTGCCAATGATTGCTAAACTAGCCAAAAATGCTAAAATCATCTCTTCAGTACGCGCCAAAGATGAACTAATCAAATATTATGGCAAAGAATTTGAAAACATCGAAACCGTAAAAACAGGTGACAAAATCTCACTGGGCAAAAAAACCGTTACCTTTGTAGAAGCACCTATGCTTCACTGGCCTGATAGCATGTTTAGCTATTTTGTGGAGGACAAGGTTTTGATGCCAAACGACGCTTTTGGGCAGCATCTTGCAAGTTCTGCGCATTTTGATGATGAAGTTGACGAGCACGTAATCATGGAGGAAGCTGAAACCTATTACGCTAACATTTTGATGCCACTGGGCAGCCTCATAACCCGCAAGATTCAAGAGGTTGTCGCCATGAAAATCCCAATTGACATGATTGCCCCAAGCCACGGTATCATCTGGCGCAAAGACCCCATGAAAATAGTTAACGCGTACATGGATTGGAGCTCCGGCGCTAAAGTCAAGAATAAGGCAGTTATCGTTTTTGATACCATGTGGCACAGCACAGACATTATGACTAAACCCATCGCTGACGGCTTAATCAGTCAAGGCATGGAAGTTAGAGTCCTGAAACTTCGCAATTACCCCAACTCGGAAGCAATGGCAGAGATTTTGGATGCAAAAGCAGTTCTTGTGGGTTCTCCAACCATTAACAACGGTATGTTCCCAACGTTGGGTTCGTTTTTGACTTATGCTGCTGGGCTTAAGCCGAAGGGTAAACTGTGGGCATTCTTTGGCTCCTATGGATGGGGCGGTGGTGCAGTGCGTACGATGACGGAGATGGCTAAAACAGCTGGCTTTGACGTGTTTGAGTCCGGCTTAGAAGTCAAGTTCGTGCCAAACAAAGAAGAAATGCAAAAATGCTTTGAATTTGGGCAAAAAATAGCCCAGAAAATCAAAGCTTAA
- a CDS encoding aminotransferase class I/II-fold pyridoxal phosphate-dependent enzyme — protein MSSTCKKRRFVSHGGDVWGFSRKYNLPIENVLDFSGPINYLGPAPKAVEAVKEYAKLIRFYPDPNPVELKTEIAKYVGHGVEPENVILGNGSIELIYMITEILSAPFKALIPVPSFTEYEKAALRVNGETTFLQLPENFVLENDKIKAAITDDTKILCICNPHSPSGALYSREDLLDLVDYCQKKDVIFSVDENYIEFAKKGEYETLAGMVKEYENLFVIRSVTKFYGMPGIRLGYGIASENLIEKLEVVRQPWSINSLAGYASLAAFSDKEFIQNTKETIEKEREDFAKNLSQIEGLQVFPSVTDFLLVKILNRKLTSTMLKEQMAKQGMLIRDCCTFVGLDDSYVRVTVRSAEDNQKLTEAFKKVTAKTFSS, from the coding sequence ATGTCAAGCACCTGTAAAAAACGCAGATTCGTAAGCCACGGCGGAGACGTTTGGGGATTTAGCAGAAAATACAACCTCCCAATAGAGAACGTGCTTGACTTCAGCGGACCAATCAACTATTTAGGTCCAGCACCCAAAGCCGTCGAAGCCGTAAAAGAGTACGCTAAACTAATCCGTTTCTATCCCGACCCCAATCCTGTCGAGCTAAAAACTGAAATCGCCAAGTATGTTGGACATGGCGTGGAACCCGAAAACGTGATATTGGGCAATGGCTCAATCGAACTCATCTACATGATAACTGAGATTTTATCTGCCCCCTTCAAAGCCCTCATACCCGTGCCATCCTTCACCGAATATGAGAAAGCTGCTTTGCGCGTGAATGGGGAAACAACCTTTTTGCAGTTACCCGAGAATTTCGTGCTGGAAAACGACAAAATCAAAGCCGCTATCACGGATGACACAAAAATCTTGTGCATCTGCAACCCCCACAGCCCCTCAGGAGCACTCTACAGTAGAGAGGACCTTTTGGACTTGGTGGATTATTGTCAGAAAAAAGATGTTATCTTTAGTGTTGACGAGAACTACATTGAGTTTGCCAAGAAGGGTGAATATGAAACTTTGGCTGGCATGGTCAAAGAGTACGAGAACCTTTTTGTCATCCGTTCCGTCACAAAATTCTACGGCATGCCCGGAATCCGTCTAGGGTATGGGATTGCATCCGAAAACCTCATCGAAAAGCTGGAGGTCGTGCGGCAACCGTGGAGCATCAACAGCTTGGCAGGTTACGCATCGCTGGCTGCTTTTAGCGACAAAGAGTTCATCCAAAACACCAAGGAAACAATCGAAAAAGAACGTGAAGACTTCGCCAAAAACCTCAGCCAAATTGAGGGCTTACAAGTTTTTCCGTCAGTAACTGATTTCTTACTGGTTAAAATTTTGAACCGAAAACTCACCTCAACAATGCTTAAGGAGCAAATGGCTAAGCAGGGCATGCTTATTCGTGACTGCTGCACCTTTGTCGGGTTGGATGATAGTTACGTTAGGGTCACTGTGCGCTCAGCAGAAGACAACCAAAAACTAACTGAAGCTTTCAAAAAGGTAACTGCCAAAACCTTCTCTAGTTAG
- a CDS encoding rubrerythrin family protein yields the protein MTKTEENLKAAFAGESQANRLYLSFAKKAEQEGLTQIAMLFKAAAEAETVHAHNHLRVLGQVKETQDNLGTAIAGETHEFKSMYPQFIEEAKTEGNKQALVSFDWANKVEQMHAELYQKALDALKNKTPIAKADYYVCPVCGATFEGTAPDRCPICGAPQKSFKKIE from the coding sequence TTGACTAAAACTGAGGAAAACCTAAAAGCCGCCTTCGCAGGCGAATCCCAAGCAAACAGGCTTTACCTATCTTTTGCAAAAAAAGCTGAACAAGAAGGATTAACACAAATCGCAATGCTGTTTAAAGCAGCAGCAGAAGCAGAAACCGTGCACGCACACAACCACCTACGCGTGTTAGGTCAAGTAAAAGAAACACAAGACAACCTTGGCACCGCAATCGCAGGGGAAACTCACGAGTTCAAATCAATGTACCCCCAATTCATTGAAGAAGCAAAAACCGAAGGCAACAAGCAAGCCTTAGTAAGCTTTGATTGGGCAAACAAAGTAGAACAGATGCATGCAGAACTTTACCAGAAAGCCTTAGATGCACTGAAAAACAAGACGCCTATTGCAAAAGCCGATTATTATGTTTGCCCAGTGTGCGGCGCCACCTTTGAAGGCACAGCACCTGACAGATGCCCAATTTGCGGAGCACCGCAAAAAAGTTTTAAGAAAATAGAATAA
- a CDS encoding peptidylprolyl isomerase translates to MSDKVHCAHILVKTETEAKAVKARLDKGEKFATIAKQVSLCPSGKKGGDLGTFTRGKMVKEFEKAAFSLEKGQISGPVKTQFGYHIIKRVE, encoded by the coding sequence ATGTCAGACAAAGTTCACTGTGCCCATATCCTAGTAAAAACAGAAACAGAAGCTAAAGCAGTAAAAGCACGGCTTGACAAAGGCGAAAAATTCGCAACCATTGCCAAACAGGTTTCTCTTTGCCCCTCGGGTAAAAAGGGCGGGGATTTAGGCACGTTTACCCGTGGCAAAATGGTTAAGGAATTCGAAAAAGCTGCTTTCAGTTTGGAGAAAGGGCAAATTTCTGGACCAGTAAAAACCCAGTTTGGGTATCACATCATTAAGCGTGTCGAATAA
- a CDS encoding NFYB/HAP3 family transcription factor subunit, which produces MTELEIAVAPMHRLCKKAGADRVSEAAAKELAKALEDIGVKVAKEALDYAMHAGRKTIKAEDIEIAARKVMGK; this is translated from the coding sequence ATGACTGAATTAGAAATAGCTGTAGCTCCCATGCACCGTTTATGCAAGAAAGCTGGAGCAGATAGAGTAAGCGAAGCAGCAGCAAAAGAACTGGCTAAAGCATTAGAGGACATCGGTGTTAAAGTTGCCAAGGAAGCCTTAGACTACGCAATGCACGCTGGACGAAAAACCATCAAAGCGGAAGATATCGAAATAGCCGCAAGAAAAGTCATGGGAAAATAA
- a CDS encoding S-adenosyl-l-methionine hydroxide adenosyltransferase family protein, with translation MTSDFGVKDPYVAEMKGVILSIIQNAIIVDVTHEIEKFNIKQGAFALASVVPYFPKGTIHVAVVDPGVGTERLPILIQTKQGYLIGPDNGVLILAAQNQGIQRIYQLSNPRYMQPQISRTFHGRDIFAPAAAFLERGTKPSAFGPAVQNIVLPEFANVKQDGDCVFGEVLQVDSFGNIISNISQKMLLQIGITGAVKVQIGHHQVRLDFCSSYGEAEPQKLLALIGSHGFLEIALNQGSAAEMLHVKTGDKIQLSPE, from the coding sequence CTGACAAGCGATTTCGGAGTCAAAGATCCATACGTTGCTGAAATGAAAGGCGTAATCTTGAGCATTATCCAAAACGCCATCATAGTGGATGTCACGCATGAAATAGAAAAATTCAACATTAAACAAGGTGCATTTGCTTTAGCCTCTGTTGTACCCTACTTTCCCAAAGGCACCATTCACGTAGCCGTTGTCGACCCTGGGGTAGGCACAGAAAGATTACCCATCCTAATTCAAACAAAACAGGGTTATCTTATTGGACCTGACAATGGGGTCTTGATTTTAGCCGCCCAAAATCAGGGAATCCAACGTATTTACCAACTATCAAATCCCCGCTATATGCAGCCTCAGATATCCAGAACTTTCCATGGAAGAGACATTTTTGCACCCGCAGCAGCCTTTTTGGAGCGCGGTACAAAGCCCTCTGCTTTTGGTCCAGCAGTTCAAAATATTGTTCTGCCCGAATTTGCCAACGTTAAACAGGATGGCGACTGCGTGTTTGGGGAGGTTTTGCAGGTGGATAGTTTTGGTAACATAATCTCAAACATCAGCCAAAAAATGCTCCTCCAAATTGGCATCACAGGCGCGGTGAAGGTACAGATAGGTCATCATCAAGTACGCCTCGATTTTTGCTCATCCTACGGGGAAGCAGAACCTCAGAAACTTTTGGCACTTATCGGAAGCCACGGCTTTTTGGAAATAGCCTTAAACCAAGGCAGCGCCGCAGAAATGCTTCACGTAAAAACCGGTGACAAAATCCAGCTCTCACCCGAATAA
- a CDS encoding YHS domain-containing protein: MAKDLVCGMDVDEKTAKWKSIYKGRTYYFCAPGCKNSFDEEPELYINSEISEDQHHMHHHHHEGEDDHHCCGGCGCGGH; encoded by the coding sequence ATGGCAAAAGATTTAGTCTGTGGAATGGATGTAGATGAGAAAACGGCAAAATGGAAGTCAATATACAAAGGCAGAACCTACTATTTCTGTGCTCCAGGATGCAAAAACTCCTTTGATGAAGAACCTGAACTGTACATAAACTCTGAAATCTCAGAAGACCAGCATCACATGCACCATCATCACCACGAAGGCGAAGATGACCATCATTGCTGCGGCGGCTGTGGTTGCGGCGGGCACTGA
- a CDS encoding NAD(P)H-dependent oxidoreductase: MDKPLRVLAFAGSLRHGSFNKALVRAALEVKPENVEIEVFDLEGISLYNQDLEIQPPSRVIEFKTKIRQADALLIATPEYNYSIPGVLKNALDWASRPKTGNPLDGKPIAIMSASTGRLGGARSQYHLRQTFVFLDMHPVNRPEVMLSNAKDHVDLEGNLTNEDTKRLIRQLLEELAKWTVKLKNPP, encoded by the coding sequence ATGGATAAGCCACTTAGGGTTCTTGCTTTTGCGGGAAGCTTGCGTCATGGCTCGTTTAATAAAGCGCTTGTTAGGGCAGCACTTGAAGTTAAACCTGAAAATGTTGAGATTGAAGTTTTTGACCTTGAAGGCATCTCACTCTACAATCAAGACTTGGAAATTCAGCCGCCTTCAAGGGTTATCGAGTTTAAAACAAAAATCCGCCAAGCTGACGCGTTACTAATTGCCACACCAGAATACAACTATTCCATCCCAGGGGTCTTAAAAAACGCGCTTGACTGGGCTTCCCGCCCCAAAACTGGCAACCCACTAGATGGCAAACCCATAGCCATAATGAGCGCATCAACGGGGCGCTTGGGTGGTGCCAGATCCCAGTATCATCTACGACAAACCTTTGTTTTTCTTGACATGCACCCAGTTAACCGACCAGAAGTCATGCTTTCTAACGCTAAAGACCATGTTGACTTAGAGGGAAACTTGACTAATGAGGACACAAAAAGGCTAATTAGGCAACTGTTGGAAGAATTGGCAAAATGGACTGTGAAGCTGAAAAATCCACCTTAA
- a CDS encoding heavy metal translocating P-type ATPase, whose amino-acid sequence MTHPQTKKIILNIGGMSCINCARTIEKQFNKLDGVIHATVNLAAEKAIVEYDPAVVGQKAIEDAVTAAGYQVIHEKISLQVSGMTCINCAKTIEKALGNREGIYNAAVNFATERINIEYNPEQISLVTIKKIIQDTGYGTIEQQTPVEDAEGKARKRHIQRLKTLLAVSILLTVPIMVLMWFPVLPMAQNNILMFLLATPVQFVVGWTFYVGAYKGLKNKTANMDTLIAMGTSTAYIYSTAVTFMPNAFPGAGVFFDTATMIMTFILIGKLLDAIAKGRTSEAIRKIMGLQAKSARIIRDGIEQIVPVEEVRVGDVVIVRPGEKIPVDGKVVEGYSAVDEKVITGESIPVEKRVGDSVVGATINKTGVLRFQATKVGKDTVLAQIIDLVEDALTSKAPVQRIADVASGYFVPAIILTATISAFVWYFLIGETFVFSLTVFIAVVIVACPCALGLATPTAIMVGVGKGAENGILIKSGEALETAHKLKAVVFDKTGTLTKGEPEVTDIIQTNTTLSEAQLLELAAMAEKNSEHPLGEAIVKAAESRDIAVEWPDDFNALPGYGVEIQTKGSRVLLGNRKLMETNDVPITTVEPKMAALEEAGKTAMLLSIDGQLAGLIAVADTLKEHSADAVKTLQQMGLEVIMITGDNKRTAQAIAGQVGVNRVLSEVLPSEKASEIKRLQSEGKVVAMVGDGINDAPALAQANIGIAVGGGTDVAVETGDIVLVKNDLRDVVVAIQLSRATMRKIRQNLFWAFFYNIILIPLAAGVFYPLLGVLFDPVYAAAAMASSSVTVVTNASLLRRFKPKL is encoded by the coding sequence ATGACTCACCCCCAAACAAAAAAAATCATTCTCAACATAGGCGGCATGAGTTGCATCAATTGCGCCCGCACAATCGAAAAACAATTCAACAAACTAGACGGCGTAATCCACGCCACCGTTAACCTTGCCGCAGAAAAAGCCATCGTAGAGTATGACCCCGCCGTTGTAGGTCAGAAAGCCATCGAAGATGCTGTGACTGCCGCAGGTTACCAAGTAATCCACGAGAAAATCAGCCTCCAAGTCAGTGGAATGACCTGCATAAACTGCGCCAAAACCATCGAAAAAGCCCTCGGCAACCGCGAAGGCATATACAACGCCGCAGTCAACTTCGCTACCGAACGCATCAACATCGAATACAACCCCGAGCAGATTAGCCTTGTAACAATTAAAAAGATCATCCAAGACACAGGTTACGGTACCATAGAGCAGCAAACACCCGTGGAAGACGCTGAAGGTAAAGCACGTAAACGCCACATCCAGCGCCTCAAAACCCTCCTAGCCGTCAGCATTCTGCTCACGGTTCCCATTATGGTTTTGATGTGGTTCCCCGTTTTGCCAATGGCGCAAAATAACATTTTGATGTTTCTGCTTGCTACGCCTGTACAGTTTGTGGTCGGCTGGACCTTTTACGTAGGAGCATACAAGGGGCTAAAAAACAAAACTGCTAACATGGACACCCTAATCGCTATGGGCACCTCCACCGCATACATCTACAGCACCGCCGTCACCTTCATGCCAAACGCTTTCCCTGGAGCAGGCGTATTCTTCGACACAGCAACCATGATAATGACCTTCATATTGATAGGCAAACTGTTGGATGCTATCGCTAAAGGCAGAACTTCAGAAGCCATACGCAAAATCATGGGGCTTCAAGCCAAAAGTGCCCGCATTATCCGCGACGGCATAGAGCAAATTGTCCCAGTCGAAGAAGTGCGTGTTGGTGATGTCGTGATTGTGCGTCCAGGTGAAAAAATCCCTGTCGACGGCAAAGTAGTTGAAGGTTACTCAGCGGTTGATGAGAAAGTCATAACTGGCGAGAGCATCCCAGTGGAGAAGCGGGTTGGCGACAGCGTTGTCGGAGCAACCATAAACAAAACAGGAGTTTTGCGGTTCCAAGCTACTAAAGTTGGCAAAGACACTGTTTTGGCGCAAATCATAGATTTGGTAGAAGATGCCTTAACCAGCAAAGCCCCAGTACAACGCATAGCCGACGTAGCCTCAGGATACTTTGTACCCGCCATCATATTAACTGCCACAATCTCCGCGTTTGTGTGGTACTTCTTGATTGGAGAAACGTTTGTGTTCTCCTTAACCGTCTTCATAGCCGTGGTTATCGTTGCTTGTCCATGTGCTTTGGGCTTGGCGACTCCGACAGCCATTATGGTTGGGGTCGGAAAAGGAGCAGAAAATGGCATCTTAATCAAAAGCGGCGAAGCCCTTGAAACCGCCCACAAACTAAAAGCTGTCGTTTTTGACAAAACAGGTACCCTGACAAAGGGTGAACCTGAAGTTACCGATATAATCCAAACAAACACAACCTTGAGCGAGGCGCAACTTTTGGAGCTTGCAGCAATGGCAGAGAAAAACTCTGAGCACCCCTTAGGTGAAGCTATAGTAAAAGCTGCCGAAAGCCGTGACATAGCTGTTGAGTGGCCCGATGACTTCAATGCCCTTCCGGGGTATGGTGTTGAAATTCAAACCAAAGGCTCACGGGTTCTGCTGGGAAACCGAAAACTCATGGAAACAAACGACGTCCCCATCACCACTGTTGAGCCCAAAATGGCTGCGTTGGAAGAAGCCGGAAAAACCGCCATGCTTCTCTCTATTGACGGGCAACTTGCTGGGCTAATTGCAGTAGCCGACACCCTAAAGGAGCACTCTGCCGACGCGGTAAAAACTCTTCAGCAGATGGGGCTTGAAGTCATAATGATAACCGGCGATAACAAACGCACAGCGCAAGCCATCGCGGGGCAAGTTGGCGTTAACCGCGTGCTGTCTGAGGTGTTGCCCAGTGAGAAAGCTTCCGAAATTAAGCGGTTGCAGTCAGAGGGCAAGGTTGTGGCAATGGTGGGTGATGGCATCAACGATGCACCTGCGTTGGCGCAGGCAAACATCGGCATTGCAGTGGGCGGCGGAACGGATGTGGCTGTTGAAACAGGTGACATCGTACTCGTCAAGAACGACCTTCGAGACGTAGTCGTTGCTATTCAACTCAGTCGCGCTACTATGCGTAAGATACGGCAGAACCTGTTTTGGGCGTTCTTCTACAACATAATCCTAATACCCTTGGCGGCGGGCGTGTTTTATCCGTTGCTTGGTGTGCTCTTTGACCCCGTGTATGCGGCTGCGGCGATGGCGAGCAGTTCGGTAACTGTAGTTACTAATGCGTCATTGTTGCGTCGATTTAAGCCGAAACTTTAA
- a CDS encoding 30S ribosomal protein S17e codes for MGKVKTEQVKRLGKELMTKFPDKFSTNFDENKLAVNTLTRGSTTRIRNKVAGYITRTVTLAQAGQEIEEEEIDTSE; via the coding sequence CTGGGAAAAGTAAAAACTGAACAAGTAAAACGGCTTGGCAAAGAACTGATGACAAAGTTTCCAGACAAGTTCTCCACGAACTTTGACGAGAACAAGCTTGCAGTTAACACTCTCACTCGGGGTTCAACTACAAGAATACGAAACAAGGTCGCTGGATACATCACAAGAACAGTCACCCTAGCTCAAGCTGGACAAGAAATCGAAGAAGAAGAAATAGACACATCCGAATAA
- a CDS encoding endonuclease Q family protein: MASNLRVIADLHIHGRYSRATSEQMNLKEIARFGKIKGLNLIGTGDFTHPLWLQEIKEILTPDTEGLYKIADAKDSSVKFMLTTEVCTIFDYKGESKKIHHVILTPSLEVAQQINEALRKHGDLDSDGRPILDMAAPQLVEEVMETSPDNMVFPAHAWTPWFSLFGSFSGFDHIEDCYQDMTRHIHALETGLSSDPDMNYRLSALDRFTLLSNSDCHSFWPWRIGREANVFELESVTYKEVIDAIIQNDSRFKMTIETDPAYGKYHWTGHRNCKVSLSPQAAQKYNNICPVCRRKLTRGVEQRVEELADRPVGFKREGVPSFLCLLSLSEIIAAVLGISSPSTQAVWKEYNLLVGRFGDEYSVLMDAQKEALAGVVDERLASVIVAVREGKVKVIPGYDGVYGQLDLGASEVQVKPNSPRGSVQQLNIADFF, from the coding sequence ATGGCGTCAAACTTGAGAGTGATTGCTGATCTTCACATTCACGGCAGATACAGCAGGGCAACAAGCGAGCAGATGAACCTTAAAGAAATAGCCCGCTTTGGAAAAATTAAAGGATTAAACCTTATCGGAACAGGTGACTTCACACATCCCCTCTGGCTCCAAGAAATAAAAGAAATTCTAACACCTGACACTGAAGGCTTATACAAAATCGCAGACGCCAAAGATTCTTCTGTCAAGTTCATGCTAACCACCGAAGTCTGTACGATCTTTGACTACAAGGGCGAATCAAAAAAGATTCACCATGTTATCCTAACCCCAAGTCTTGAGGTAGCCCAACAAATCAACGAAGCCTTAAGGAAGCATGGTGATTTAGATTCTGATGGTAGACCAATTTTGGATATGGCCGCGCCACAACTGGTTGAAGAAGTAATGGAAACCAGCCCTGATAACATGGTTTTTCCTGCGCATGCATGGACACCATGGTTTAGCTTGTTTGGAAGCTTCAGCGGCTTTGACCACATCGAGGACTGCTACCAAGACATGACCCGGCACATTCATGCGCTTGAAACCGGTTTGTCTTCAGACCCAGATATGAACTATCGCCTAAGTGCTCTTGACCGCTTTACCCTTCTCTCAAACAGTGACTGCCACAGTTTTTGGCCTTGGCGCATCGGCAGAGAAGCCAACGTGTTTGAGCTGGAATCAGTCACATACAAAGAAGTAATTGATGCCATAATCCAAAATGATTCCCGATTCAAGATGACTATTGAAACTGACCCCGCCTATGGCAAGTATCATTGGACAGGGCATCGCAACTGCAAAGTTTCGCTTTCACCACAGGCTGCCCAAAAATACAACAACATTTGCCCTGTTTGCCGCCGAAAACTAACCCGCGGTGTTGAGCAACGCGTTGAGGAACTGGCGGATAGACCCGTGGGTTTTAAGCGTGAGGGCGTGCCGAGTTTTCTGTGTCTTTTGTCGCTGTCTGAGATAATTGCTGCTGTTTTAGGAATTAGTTCCCCTTCAACACAAGCGGTTTGGAAGGAGTACAATTTGCTTGTTGGCAGATTCGGCGATGAGTACTCGGTGCTTATGGATGCACAAAAGGAAGCGTTGGCTGGCGTGGTGGATGAGCGGTTGGCATCTGTGATTGTTGCTGTGCGTGAAGGTAAAGTTAAGGTGATTCCTGGTTATGATGGCGTTTATGGTCAGTTGGATTTGGGCGCGTCTGAGGTGCAGGTTAAGCCTAATTCGCCACGTGGAAGTGTTCAACAGTTGAATATTGCTGATTTCTTTTAG
- a CDS encoding MoaD/ThiS family protein produces the protein MTVNIKFVGALRQIFGKTPLTINFTEGQSLLSLIAQISQDNPQMKKNLIDQQENPKPHALILVNGKEISVLAGLETTLQDGDEVVFIPITHGG, from the coding sequence ATGACTGTTAACATAAAATTCGTCGGTGCACTACGCCAAATCTTTGGAAAAACCCCCCTTACCATAAACTTTACTGAGGGGCAGTCCCTTCTTAGTTTGATTGCTCAGATAAGTCAGGATAATCCCCAAATGAAAAAGAATCTAATAGACCAGCAGGAAAATCCTAAACCACACGCGCTCATCCTAGTTAACGGAAAAGAAATAAGCGTTCTTGCCGGTTTAGAAACAACCTTGCAGGATGGCGACGAAGTAGTTTTTATCCCAATAACACACGGAGGCTAA
- a CDS encoding TatD family hydrolase has protein sequence MKLIDAHVHLSDPEYKGHIEEIIADAKDADVKALVTNSMDLATCQNDIVLSQKYPDLVYPALGVHPWNVNVLKDGELDEIIKFITSQKERVVAIDEIGLDYKYETLWEKQTAVFDRMLHLAETLNLPVIIHSRGTTDVIVNMLPSYNLKKVLLHWFSHPLSALDKAVEHGYFITEGPPIVYSNGLREVVERVPLTNLMTETDGPVTYWKRPYSGQLTKPSFIKTVVESVAEIKKLPLETVSEQIIANFEAFFGIKLS, from the coding sequence TTGAAACTGATTGATGCCCACGTCCACCTCTCAGATCCCGAATATAAAGGTCACATAGAGGAAATAATCGCGGATGCCAAAGACGCGGATGTAAAAGCATTAGTCACCAACAGTATGGACTTAGCCACCTGCCAAAACGATATCGTCCTTTCTCAAAAATACCCTGACCTTGTATATCCCGCTCTAGGAGTTCACCCGTGGAATGTTAATGTGCTCAAAGACGGCGAGTTAGATGAGATAATAAAATTCATAACCTCCCAAAAAGAGCGTGTTGTGGCTATTGACGAAATCGGATTAGACTACAAATATGAAACCCTATGGGAAAAGCAGACGGCAGTTTTTGACCGCATGCTCCATTTAGCTGAAACACTTAACCTGCCCGTAATCATTCACTCACGCGGTACAACCGACGTAATTGTAAATATGCTTCCATCCTATAACCTGAAAAAAGTTTTGCTACACTGGTTTAGTCACCCGCTAAGTGCACTTGACAAGGCAGTTGAGCACGGTTACTTCATAACTGAGGGGCCGCCAATTGTTTACTCTAATGGGTTGCGTGAAGTTGTAGAGCGTGTGCCTTTAACGAATTTGATGACTGAAACTGATGGACCAGTAACGTATTGGAAGCGTCCCTACAGTGGGCAATTGACTAAGCCGTCATTTATCAAAACAGTAGTTGAATCAGTGGCTGAAATCAAGAAACTGCCTCTGGAAACGGTTTCTGAACAAATCATCGCCAATTTTGAGGCGTTTTTTGGGATAAAACTTTCTTGA